GGCTGCCCGATGGCCATCAGACCCAGCTCCCGGTCGTAATCATTCTGGGTGAAGCGAATGAGCATTTCATGGGTCCACTTTTTGATCAGCTTGAAATAGCGGAAGAAAATGGTCTCTTCCGAACACTTGCTGAGAAAATCCGATACCAGGGGTTCGTCCTCCGGTTTCATGGGGCGCAGCAGCACCGGGGTGCCGTCTCTAAGCATCCAATCGCTTTCAAACTGGTTGGGGTAGGGGGCGATGATGAGGTGGCGCGGCGGCGGGACATCCGTGGGACTAACAATGAGGCGCGCATCCACCGCCACAAAGCGCCCATTAATGACCAACAAAGGATTGATGTCCAGTTCCACGATCTCCGGGAAATCCGTGACCAGTTGGGAAATCCGCACCAGGATCTCCGCCAGCTTATCCAGATCGGCGGGCGGGGCGTTGCGATAGCCTTTGAGCACCCGGGAAACCCGGGTTTTTTCAATTAACCGCCGGGCCAGGAGCGGATTCATAGGGGGAAGGTCCACTGCCGAATCCTCAAGCACTTCGGTAAAGACCCCTCCGGCCCCGAAGAGGATGAGGGGGCCGAAATCCGGATCCCGTTTGCTGCCGATGATCAGTTCGCAAGTAGGACTCTTTTCCTGGGTCTGAACCGTCACCCCTAAAATATTTGCCTCCGGCTTGGAGGCCTTGACGGCGTTGATAATCTCTTCGTAAGCGGCTATAACCTCTCTTTCGTTTCCGAGGTTGAAGCGCATGCCCCCCACTTCGGACTTGTGGCTGACATCCGGTGAATTGATCTTCAGCGCCACCGGAAAGCCGATGGCCTGGGCCACCGAGGCGGCGTCGGCCCCGGAAGACGCCGCCACCGTGCGGTTCACCGGGATTCCATAGGCGCTCAAGATGGCTTTTGCTTCCAGCTCCGTCAGCACTCCCCCCGGACGCTCCAGGCACTGGCAGAGAAAAGTCCGGGCCTGCCGGGTATTGACGCTCACGTCCTGGGTCAGCCGAGGTGGGGTCTCTTGCAAGAGTGCCAGGTGCCGGGTATAGACATACATTTCCATGAAGGTGTCCACAGCCTGTTCCGGGGTCTCAAAGGTGGGAACGCCGGCGTCGTTGAGGATCTGGACTCCCGCCTCCACATCGGCGCCCCCCATCCAGACCGCGAACACCGGCCGGCCCTTGCCTCCGATCTCCGGCGCCACCGCCCGGGCCACACCCGTAGGATCGGTCATGGCCTGGGGGGACAAAATAATCACCAGCCCCGAGAGTTCCGGGGCCGCCATGGCCACCTGCACCGCCTTAAGGTAACGTTCCGGTGGGGCGTCCCCCAGGATGTGGATGGGGTTATTCCGGCTCCAATGGGATGGCAGAAATTCATCCAGCTGCGCGAGGGTCTCCGGGGACAGGGTTGCCGGCTCCCCGTTCCAGCGTCCCAGGGCATCCACCGCCATGACCCCCGGAGCCCCGGCGTTGCTGATAATGCCCAGGTTACCGCCGGTGGGGCGCTTCACCTTTCCCAGGGCTTCGGCGCAGTCGAAGAGCTGCCCGATAGTGTCCACCCGGATGATCCCGGCCCGCCGGAACGCGGCATTGTAAGCCCGGTCAGCACCGGCCATGGCGCCGGTGTGGGAAGCCGCAGCCTCGGCCCCCGCCCGGCTGCGTCCCGCCTTAATCACGATGATGGGTTTGATCCGGGACACGGAGCGGGCGGCGCTCATAAACTTGCGGTGCTGGGTGAGATTCTCCATGTAAATAACGATGCTCCGGGCCCTCTCTTCGTTGCCCAGATAATCAATCAGATCGCCGAAATCCACGTCCGCCATGGACCCCACACTGATGAAATGGCTGAACCCGATTTTTTTGGGGATAGCCCACCCTAGAATGGAACTGGACAAGGCCCCGCTCTGGGAGATGAAGGCCAGGTTACCAGGCTGGGCGCAATGAGGGGCAAAACTGGCGTGCAACTTGGAGGATGGACAGAGGATACCCAGGCTGTTGGGCCCCAAGTAACGAATCCCCGCTTTTTGCGCTTCGGATTTGATGGCGGCTTCGATTTCTTTGCCCGGTAGCCCCGTTTCCTTGCCGCCCGTGGAGATGATAATTGCGGCGTGAATTCCGGCTTCCCCGCATTCCCGCATGGCGGACGGCACATCTTTGATGGGAATGGCGATAATGGCCAGATCGATGGGGGCCTTGACTTCAGTGACGATGGGGTACGCACGAAGTCCCTGTATTTCCTGATAGTTGCGGTTAATCGGGTAAATTGTGCCGGGAAACTCATCTTTGAGGAGATTGCGCACCAGGGCGGCTCCGATGGTTTGGTCCTTCTCGCTGGCGCCGATTACCGCCACCGACTCCGGTTTGAAAAATTTGTCCAGAGAAGACTTGCGCATGTGGTCATCCTTTGCCATCGGTAGCACAGGCTTTCCAGCCTGTGCGCAGTTAAACGTTCACATTACATCTTTTTCCCCCGCCATAAAAGACGGTCACCCGGTGGTGTTCACTGCCGGTGCGTCCCCGGCCATAGCGGGACAAAACCGGAGACCACCGGTGCGGCAAGGTCTGCCAATCCTTTAAGGCTCCGGTGGCGCCGCCCTCGGTTTCACCCACTAAGATAAGATAATGCAGAAATGGCGCTTGGCAAATGCCGGCCACGGATTGTCCCGGTGGCGGCCAGGCATAGACCACTATCTCAGGCTTAAATTCCCGGACGCAGGCATCGGCATCGCCGCGCTCCACGCCGGAATAGACCGGCAGCTCCGAGACGAACTCCCCGTCACCCTTGTCTATGGCGAGAAATTTGATGCCCGCGCCAGCACATAAGGGCGTCAGGGCGGCAGCGAGGTAGCCCCGCCCGGCCCCCACCTCCAGGAGCCGAGTCACCCTCAAAAGTTTCAGAAAACGCATCAAGGTCTCAACCCACTCCCGGGACGGGAAGAAGTAGACCCCGGTAGCCTGGGACAGGGCCATAAGCCAGGCCGCCTCATCCGGGACTTGGTCAGCAAGCTTCTGCCAGATAGCCTCGGGCAGCAAATAATCCAGGGGGCTTTCCCCTGGGACCGGCAGCCGCACCAGGTCCCGGGCAAAGCGCTCGAAAGTCTGCCGCTCCCGAAAACTCACCCCTGGATGCACGATTCCACCCTCCTGTTGTGGGGCCAAAGTGCCACGATAAAAAGATCAGTTTGCCGCGTGTATTCCGCAACCATATTATCAGATCAGTGGTGGGAATAAAGGCCGGCTCTGGAAGTTTCTCTCACTCAATGGATGGTGATGGGAGGCGAGAGGCATTTTGGAATCTTTAGGAAAGATGAGAAGCCAATCGGGAGCGGTCCGGTCCGAAGTCATCAGGTGCCATAACTCAAAGCTCATATACCCCCGCTGGCTCACCAGACCAACGCGCCGGGCGGAGAGTGGATTGTTCCCAGCTCCTTTGGCGCTACCCTCAAATCCGGTGCGCCATCCGGCGGAGCCCTTCCCGGAAGATGGCCCGGTAGATAGAATGGCTCAGGGCCGATCCCAGGACACCGGCAAGCGCCACGGCGATTAAAATCGCCACAACAATAACCATCCGGGCACTCCGCCCCCGCTGCATGGCCTGAACCGCGACCCGTTCGGCCACTTCTTTGCCGGCTTGAACCACCGC
This Desulfobaccales bacterium DNA region includes the following protein-coding sequences:
- a CDS encoding bifunctional acetate--CoA ligase family protein/GNAT family N-acetyltransferase, with product MRKSSLDKFFKPESVAVIGASEKDQTIGAALVRNLLKDEFPGTIYPINRNYQEIQGLRAYPIVTEVKAPIDLAIIAIPIKDVPSAMRECGEAGIHAAIIISTGGKETGLPGKEIEAAIKSEAQKAGIRYLGPNSLGILCPSSKLHASFAPHCAQPGNLAFISQSGALSSSILGWAIPKKIGFSHFISVGSMADVDFGDLIDYLGNEERARSIVIYMENLTQHRKFMSAARSVSRIKPIIVIKAGRSRAGAEAAASHTGAMAGADRAYNAAFRRAGIIRVDTIGQLFDCAEALGKVKRPTGGNLGIISNAGAPGVMAVDALGRWNGEPATLSPETLAQLDEFLPSHWSRNNPIHILGDAPPERYLKAVQVAMAAPELSGLVIILSPQAMTDPTGVARAVAPEIGGKGRPVFAVWMGGADVEAGVQILNDAGVPTFETPEQAVDTFMEMYVYTRHLALLQETPPRLTQDVSVNTRQARTFLCQCLERPGGVLTELEAKAILSAYGIPVNRTVAASSGADAASVAQAIGFPVALKINSPDVSHKSEVGGMRFNLGNEREVIAAYEEIINAVKASKPEANILGVTVQTQEKSPTCELIIGSKRDPDFGPLILFGAGGVFTEVLEDSAVDLPPMNPLLARRLIEKTRVSRVLKGYRNAPPADLDKLAEILVRISQLVTDFPEIVELDINPLLVINGRFVAVDARLIVSPTDVPPPRHLIIAPYPNQFESDWMLRDGTPVLLRPMKPEDEPLVSDFLSKCSEETIFFRYFKLIKKWTHEMLIRFTQNDYDRELGLMAIGQPPGPEIMMGVSRMVMAADRSTAEFAVIVADPWQGKGLGPKLVERITEIAREQGVKLLHGDVLAQNQPMLDMVKRLGFSMRKDTEGGTYRVEMALKGDGPRPVCAVEADNG